The Eubacteriales bacterium genome window below encodes:
- a CDS encoding dUTP diphosphatase: MKRIAKFEKVSKSRFALDWKDAFGDKKNIYDEIKMPKRATSGSAGYDFFSPIDFILKPGETIKIPTGLRVKIDDGWVLKMYPRSGLGFKFRLQLNNTVGIIDSDYYFSDNEGHIFIKITNDSNEGKTLDIKKGDGFAQGIFVEYGITVDDDVKDIRNGGFGSTDSPK, from the coding sequence ATGAAAAGGATAGCTAAGTTTGAAAAGGTATCCAAAAGCCGGTTTGCTTTAGACTGGAAAGATGCCTTTGGTGATAAAAAAAATATTTACGATGAAATAAAAATGCCTAAAAGGGCTACGAGCGGCTCTGCGGGGTATGATTTCTTTTCACCCATTGATTTTATACTAAAACCTGGGGAAACTATAAAGATACCGACTGGTTTAAGGGTTAAGATAGACGATGGGTGGGTACTTAAAATGTACCCGAGGAGCGGGCTTGGATTTAAGTTCAGGCTGCAGCTTAATAATACTGTCGGTATAATTGACAGCGACTATTACTTTTCAGACAATGAGGGACATATATTTATCAAGATAACTAACGATTCTAACGAAGGAAAGACCTTAGATATAAAAAAAGGCGATGGTTTTGCGCAGGGCATTTTTGTCGAGTATGGAATAACTGTCGATGACGATGTCAAAGATATTAGAAACGGCGGCTTTGGAAGCACAGACTCGCCTAAATAA
- a CDS encoding glutamine synthetase family protein — translation MEYTKGEILQFVEENDVKFIRLAFCDMFGKLKNISIMPDELPRAFDSGISFDASVIPGFMNQTDSDLFLFPDPQTLVVLPWRPQHGRVVRFYCDVRLANGQPFDGDGRHILKKVIDRSFDMGYNCKIGTECEFYLFSEDENGVKKPHDNAGYLDVAPLDKGENVRREICLTLEQMGISPESSAHRQGPGQNEIDFKYSDALGAADNLITFKTVVDTVAARQGLTASFMPCPIKGTAGSGLHVNMSLYKNGFNIFKNDSKKQSAEAESFMAGIMKHISCMTVFLNPVVNSYERLGIFNAPKYITWSDQNRSQLIRIPKTSSVDYSRMEVRSPDPCCNPYLAFALLLSAGLDGIEENMKLDSPIDFDVNKASEKELEKIEVLPGNLIDAIDAAAKSEFIKKVLPQKTLDKYLFEKKAEAGR, via the coding sequence ATGGAGTATACCAAAGGTGAAATATTACAGTTTGTAGAGGAAAACGATGTAAAGTTTATTCGTTTAGCCTTTTGTGATATGTTTGGTAAACTGAAAAATATATCTATTATGCCAGATGAACTGCCGCGTGCATTTGACAGTGGCATATCTTTTGATGCTTCAGTAATACCGGGATTTATGAATCAGACAGATTCAGACCTGTTTTTATTCCCAGACCCTCAGACGTTGGTAGTTTTACCATGGAGGCCACAGCACGGGCGTGTCGTACGTTTTTACTGTGATGTACGGCTTGCAAACGGGCAGCCGTTTGACGGAGATGGCCGGCATATACTAAAAAAGGTAATAGACCGGTCTTTTGACATGGGGTATAATTGCAAAATAGGCACGGAATGTGAGTTTTATCTGTTTTCCGAAGATGAAAACGGAGTAAAGAAGCCTCATGACAATGCTGGTTATTTAGATGTTGCACCGCTTGACAAAGGTGAAAATGTACGCCGTGAAATATGTCTTACATTAGAGCAGATGGGAATATCGCCCGAATCTTCTGCACACAGGCAGGGCCCCGGGCAAAACGAAATAGATTTTAAGTATAGCGATGCGCTTGGCGCAGCAGATAATTTGATTACTTTTAAAACAGTTGTGGACACCGTTGCCGCAAGGCAGGGCTTAACAGCTTCATTTATGCCATGCCCGATAAAAGGTACAGCGGGAAGCGGGCTGCATGTAAACATGTCACTTTATAAAAACGGATTCAATATATTCAAAAATGACAGCAAAAAGCAAAGTGCCGAAGCAGAGAGTTTTATGGCGGGCATTATGAAACACATTTCCTGTATGACGGTTTTTTTAAATCCCGTAGTAAATTCGTATGAACGCCTTGGGATTTTTAATGCTCCTAAATATATAACGTGGTCTGATCAAAACAGGTCGCAGCTTATACGTATACCTAAAACCTCTTCTGTTGATTATTCACGGATGGAAGTTAGGTCTCCTGATCCTTGCTGCAATCCTTATCTGGCATTTGCGTTGCTTTTAAGCGCAGGCCTTGATGGAATTGAAGAAAACATGAAATTAGACAGTCCTATTGATTTTGATGTTAATAAAGCTTCTGAGAAGGAGCTTGAAAAGATAGAGGTTTTGCCGGGCAATTTAATCGATGCAATAGATGCTGCGGCAAAAAGTGAATTTATAAAAAAAGTTCTCCCACAAAAGACACTGGATAAATATTTGTTTGAAAAGAAAGCAGAGGCGGGGCGATAA
- a CDS encoding phosphodiester glycosidase family protein produces MNGKRRTPNSSYNIFSDDNENTKQKSLKYKPNAKNKKKHMSIPKMIITDVIVFGIALCTFAYFHHVRPLNASSSGQDLPKPSPAVSQTADNSDNSNTDTGNDEDNTLEEGDFSQKWADKFTAGDPEITDNSYKGKNVNVTVTKYQEDDITYYVEDIYVKNIKYLKAAFAGGEYERGQSEWVLDMAEKNDAISAITGDSYGFLTNGVVVRNGVLYRESLFEDVCKINYDGTMETYEASSFDLEKLKSEGAWQVWSFGPMLLENEEAMEEFNSSVNPKNPRSAIGYFEPGHYCFVLVDGRQPGYSSGMSLKELSALFKELGCKTAYNLDGGQTASMTFSDSLVNSPYNGGRKASDIIYIADN; encoded by the coding sequence ATGAACGGCAAGAGAAGAACCCCAAATAGCAGCTACAACATATTCAGCGATGATAACGAAAATACTAAACAAAAGTCATTAAAATATAAGCCAAACGCTAAAAATAAGAAAAAACACATGAGCATACCAAAAATGATAATTACAGATGTTATCGTATTTGGCATAGCTCTTTGTACCTTTGCCTATTTTCATCATGTGCGGCCGCTCAATGCTTCCTCCTCCGGACAAGACTTGCCTAAACCAAGCCCTGCCGTCTCACAAACTGCCGATAACAGTGATAACTCTAATACAGATACTGGCAATGACGAAGACAATACTTTAGAAGAAGGGGATTTCAGCCAAAAGTGGGCGGATAAATTTACTGCCGGGGATCCGGAAATAACCGACAATAGCTATAAAGGCAAGAACGTAAACGTCACAGTAACTAAATATCAAGAAGACGATATAACTTATTATGTTGAAGACATATACGTAAAAAATATAAAATACCTAAAGGCGGCCTTTGCCGGCGGAGAGTATGAGAGAGGCCAAAGCGAGTGGGTACTTGATATGGCAGAAAAAAACGATGCGATATCCGCTATAACAGGAGATTCCTATGGCTTTTTAACAAACGGCGTCGTAGTCAGAAATGGCGTTTTATACCGCGAATCGCTTTTCGAAGATGTATGTAAAATTAATTATGACGGGACTATGGAAACTTACGAAGCAAGCAGTTTTGACCTTGAGAAACTCAAAAGCGAGGGCGCCTGGCAGGTATGGTCCTTTGGCCCGATGCTTCTTGAAAACGAAGAGGCAATGGAAGAATTCAACAGCTCAGTAAACCCTAAAAACCCGCGAAGCGCAATAGGTTACTTTGAACCAGGGCATTATTGTTTCGTATTAGTAGATGGAAGGCAGCCTGGTTACTCTTCGGGTATGTCGCTTAAAGAATTATCAGCGCTATTTAAAGAGCTCGGCTGTAAAACCGCCTATAATCTAGATGGCGGCCAGACAGCTTCCATGACATTTTCAGATTCTTTGGTGAATAGCCCGTATAACGGCGGACGTAAAGCAAGCGATATAATATATATTGCAGATAATTAG
- the leuS gene encoding leucine--tRNA ligase produces the protein MENFKVDLLAVEKKWQKKWDETQIYKFDRNNMENKQYILEMFSYPSGANLHIGHWYNYGLTDTYARFVRMSGKNVFHPMGFDAFGLPAENYAIKTGIHPYDSTIKNIETMERQLKEMGATFNWDYEIKTCMPDYYRWTQWFFLKLYEKGLAYRKKSPVNWCPKCNTVLANEQVQDGGCERCGTTVIRKNLTQWFFKITDYADRLLEGLNKIDWPEKTKLMQRNWIGKSVGAQVKFKIVGGGDFTVFTTRVDTLFGCTYVVLAPENELVDKITTDECRDAVNKYIDDAAKATEIDRLSTTREKTGVFTGSYAINPINGRKVPIWIADYVLNTYGTGCVMAVPAHDERDFEFATKYGLPIERVIKAKEPDEDDTLPYVGYGVLVNSGELDGQTVEKAKEEMIKLLQKTGSGEAKINYRLRDWLISRQRYWGAPIPIVYCEKCGEVPIPEDQLPVTLPYDVDFSPHGDSPLLKHEGFMNTTCPICGGKAKRDPDTMDTFVCSSWYFLRYPDNKNDKMAFNPEIINKMLPVDVYVGGVEHACMHLLYARFFTKAFYDMGYLNFEEPFLRLIHQGVILGPDGEKMSKSRGNVISPDKYISQYGSDVLRMYLGFGFSYIEGGPWNDDGIKAINRFLERVERFVVRFKDLRPAEKPYTKEDKELNYVLNYAIKKVSEDIETFSFNTAIARIMELVNSMYKYAEDESKINAELLLQATSKLILILAPFAPHFAEELWEKTGKPYSVFNQRFPKYSEDALKKDTINMAFQVNGKVRQTFDINSDATREEIDKYVRGNEDFKQYLGGKEIRKVIIVPGRLVNVVVA, from the coding sequence ATGGAGAATTTTAAAGTGGATTTGCTAGCTGTAGAGAAAAAATGGCAGAAAAAATGGGATGAAACACAGATATATAAATTTGACAGAAATAATATGGAAAACAAACAGTATATCCTTGAAATGTTTTCATATCCGTCCGGAGCTAATTTACATATCGGGCATTGGTATAATTATGGTTTAACAGACACCTATGCACGGTTTGTACGTATGAGCGGAAAAAATGTCTTTCACCCGATGGGGTTTGACGCATTTGGGCTTCCGGCGGAAAATTATGCTATAAAAACCGGAATACACCCTTATGATTCCACTATAAAAAATATAGAGACGATGGAGCGCCAGTTAAAAGAGATGGGCGCTACGTTTAATTGGGACTATGAAATAAAAACCTGCATGCCGGATTATTACAGGTGGACGCAGTGGTTCTTTTTAAAGCTCTATGAAAAGGGCCTTGCTTACAGAAAGAAATCTCCGGTAAACTGGTGTCCTAAATGCAATACGGTACTTGCAAACGAGCAGGTACAAGACGGCGGATGCGAACGCTGCGGAACAACGGTAATAAGAAAAAACTTAACGCAGTGGTTCTTTAAGATAACGGATTACGCAGATAGGCTGCTTGAAGGCCTTAATAAGATAGACTGGCCTGAAAAAACAAAGTTAATGCAGAGGAACTGGATAGGCAAGTCCGTTGGCGCACAGGTTAAGTTTAAAATTGTAGGCGGCGGTGATTTTACAGTGTTTACTACCCGTGTAGATACATTGTTCGGATGTACTTACGTTGTATTAGCTCCTGAAAATGAACTTGTCGATAAAATAACGACGGACGAATGCCGCGATGCAGTTAATAAGTATATAGATGATGCTGCTAAAGCGACAGAAATAGACAGATTGTCTACTACGAGGGAAAAAACGGGCGTATTTACGGGGTCTTATGCTATTAACCCTATAAATGGACGCAAGGTTCCTATTTGGATTGCAGACTATGTTTTAAACACATACGGTACCGGATGTGTTATGGCAGTTCCTGCTCATGATGAAAGGGACTTTGAATTTGCAACAAAATACGGCCTTCCGATAGAGAGGGTTATAAAAGCTAAAGAACCAGATGAAGACGATACTCTTCCTTATGTAGGATATGGGGTTTTGGTAAACAGCGGAGAGCTTGACGGGCAAACCGTTGAAAAGGCCAAGGAAGAGATGATAAAGCTGCTTCAGAAAACCGGCTCCGGCGAAGCAAAGATAAACTATCGTTTAAGGGATTGGCTGATTTCCCGCCAGCGTTACTGGGGAGCTCCGATACCAATAGTCTATTGTGAAAAGTGCGGGGAAGTCCCAATACCGGAAGACCAGCTGCCGGTAACGCTTCCATACGACGTTGATTTTTCGCCGCACGGTGATTCACCGCTTTTAAAACACGAAGGATTTATGAACACCACTTGCCCTATATGCGGAGGTAAGGCAAAAAGGGACCCGGATACTATGGATACATTCGTCTGTTCTTCGTGGTACTTTTTAAGATATCCTGATAATAAAAACGACAAGATGGCTTTTAATCCTGAAATAATAAACAAAATGCTTCCGGTAGACGTATATGTTGGCGGCGTAGAGCACGCATGTATGCACCTGCTTTATGCAAGATTTTTCACAAAGGCATTTTACGACATGGGATACTTGAATTTTGAGGAGCCGTTTTTACGATTGATACATCAGGGAGTAATACTGGGGCCAGACGGCGAAAAGATGAGCAAGTCAAGGGGAAATGTCATTTCTCCGGATAAATATATAAGCCAGTATGGGTCGGACGTGCTCCGAATGTATTTAGGGTTTGGGTTTTCTTATATAGAGGGCGGCCCCTGGAACGACGATGGAATAAAGGCTATAAACAGGTTTTTAGAAAGAGTTGAAAGATTCGTTGTCCGCTTTAAAGATTTAAGGCCGGCAGAGAAGCCTTACACAAAAGAGGATAAAGAACTCAATTACGTTTTAAATTACGCAATTAAGAAGGTTTCAGAAGATATAGAGACGTTTTCATTCAACACGGCAATAGCCCGCATAATGGAACTCGTAAACTCAATGTATAAATATGCAGAAGATGAGAGTAAGATAAACGCTGAACTGTTGTTACAAGCGACATCTAAACTGATTTTGATTTTAGCGCCTTTTGCACCGCATTTTGCAGAAGAGCTTTGGGAGAAAACAGGAAAACCTTATTCGGTGTTTAACCAGAGGTTCCCGAAATACAGTGAAGATGCACTTAAAAAAGACACTATAAATATGGCATTTCAGGTTAACGGTAAAGTTAGGCAGACATTTGATATAAATTCGGATGCTACACGTGAGGAAAT
- a CDS encoding ANTAR domain-containing protein, producing MENILIVSSSDKETDAITKIIKTIDRPLFFTSRNGKEARHILTEIDFDVIVVNTPLQDEFGHEFALVAMETTSSGIVMLVSTEIYDEVEARMQPEGILLTPKPINRDNFFSMLKLAQTMHKRISSFKTENVKLQKKLEDNRLIGRAKLVLIQSLGLNEPQAHRYIEKQAMDMRITKKEVAKAIIKTYEN from the coding sequence GTGGAGAATATACTGATTGTTTCAAGCTCTGATAAAGAGACTGATGCAATTACAAAGATTATTAAAACAATAGATAGACCGTTGTTTTTTACGTCGAGGAATGGCAAAGAGGCCAGGCACATTTTAACCGAAATTGATTTTGACGTTATAGTGGTAAATACGCCGCTGCAGGATGAGTTTGGGCACGAATTTGCTCTGGTGGCGATGGAAACTACTTCATCCGGGATTGTGATGCTTGTCAGCACTGAGATCTATGATGAAGTGGAGGCAAGGATGCAGCCGGAGGGTATTCTTTTAACGCCTAAACCGATAAACCGTGATAATTTCTTCAGTATGTTAAAGCTGGCGCAAACGATGCATAAACGTATTTCCTCGTTTAAAACGGAAAACGTAAAGCTGCAGAAAAAGCTTGAAGACAACCGTTTGATTGGTAGGGCAAAACTCGTACTTATACAGTCTTTAGGTTTAAATGAGCCTCAGGCGCATAGATACATAGAAAAGCAGGCCATGGATATGCGTATAACGAAGAAAGAAGTTGCTAAGGCAATAATTAAGACATATGAAAATTGA
- the srtB gene encoding class B sortase: MKEAKKKKKNIILNVIIIIAVIGALISGYMIYTDVSEYQEGDNVYKDIASDYVTITDENQDSETQSPEPSQSADNDGEDGNGSSGSSGSSSKYVVDFNKLKKINSDIIAWIINDGTVINYPIVQGDDNTYYLTHLPNGTKNKLGSLFMDYRNSSDFSMRNTIIYGHHMKSGAMFASIVNYKKQSYYDKHPTMYLITPDTKYRIDLFSGYVSSVDEDSFTINFIDDYAFETFVKERKEKSDFESDVQVTASDRIITLATCTYEFSNARYVLYGKLTPIDSLS, from the coding sequence GTGAAGGAAGCAAAAAAAAAGAAAAAGAATATAATTTTAAATGTAATTATAATTATTGCAGTAATCGGTGCGCTTATCAGTGGATATATGATTTATACTGACGTATCTGAATACCAAGAGGGAGACAATGTATATAAAGATATAGCAAGCGATTATGTAACAATTACAGACGAAAACCAGGACAGCGAAACGCAAAGCCCAGAGCCAAGCCAGAGCGCGGACAACGATGGAGAAGACGGCAATGGAAGCAGTGGAAGCAGTGGCTCCTCTTCTAAATACGTAGTGGATTTTAACAAACTGAAGAAGATAAATTCAGATATTATAGCGTGGATAATAAATGACGGCACCGTTATAAATTACCCTATAGTTCAGGGCGATGACAACACTTATTATTTGACTCATCTCCCAAACGGAACAAAAAACAAGCTAGGTTCACTGTTTATGGATTATAGAAACAGCAGTGATTTCAGCATGCGCAATACTATTATTTACGGGCATCATATGAAAAGCGGGGCTATGTTTGCAAGCATTGTCAACTATAAAAAGCAAAGTTATTATGACAAGCACCCGACTATGTATTTAATCACGCCCGACACGAAATATAGGATAGACTTATTCAGCGGGTATGTAAGCAGCGTAGATGAAGACAGTTTTACAATTAATTTTATAGACGACTATGCTTTTGAAACATTTGTTAAGGAAAGAAAAGAAAAATCGGATTTTGAGTCTGATGTTCAAGTAACAGCAAGCGACAGGATAATCACGCTTGCCACGTGCACGTATGAGTTTTCAAATGCAAGATATGTCTTATATGGGAAGCTTACTCCAATAGACAGCTTAAGCTAA
- a CDS encoding HAD family hydrolase: MTETNLKDFIDNTSFNKSKNEIRVTRFSKIYMLTVIAGAVLIALLPYIIGRPKDFPLFIDRAVILLAVSFPAALLYSVKSSYYSGMIAAFENGIILKGTKYLDTFNNIGAAAFDYSSTITTKRLVLKDVILKNGYSREEVLYFVSAIESLEKGRIADTISSAYSGRIAKALNIKKLPSLGLIADVDGKDVAVGDMRLMQKLSIEVPDIKAGGILIYVAVNGILAGILNIKDEIKRPSADAIYELNDMGIKTAILTEENIFSANELAEQTRVREIYSGIFPEQKAGVLESILKQRDTFGKIAYASGNEDDLKALKRADVGIYIGELKGTALNSADAVILDSDLKKIKTAVNIANKTINIVWQNIFMSLFFKALVTLLGVFGYIPLFAAILLDSIIVVFTMLISFMASKN, translated from the coding sequence TTGACTGAAACAAATCTAAAGGATTTTATCGACAACACATCTTTTAATAAGTCTAAAAACGAAATCCGGGTAACCCGTTTTTCAAAGATATATATGCTTACAGTAATAGCGGGTGCGGTATTAATAGCACTTTTACCCTATATAATTGGAAGGCCTAAAGATTTCCCTTTGTTTATAGATAGGGCAGTTATACTGTTAGCTGTTTCTTTTCCGGCTGCACTTTTGTATTCTGTTAAAAGCAGCTATTATTCCGGTATGATAGCTGCTTTTGAAAACGGCATTATCCTTAAAGGAACCAAATACTTAGACACTTTTAATAATATCGGAGCAGCCGCCTTCGATTATTCAAGTACAATAACGACTAAAAGGCTTGTTTTAAAAGATGTAATACTTAAAAACGGGTACTCAAGAGAAGAAGTGTTATATTTTGTATCAGCTATTGAAAGCCTGGAAAAAGGCCGCATAGCGGATACCATATCATCCGCTTATTCTGGGAGAATAGCTAAAGCTTTAAATATAAAGAAGTTGCCCTCTCTCGGGCTTATTGCCGATGTGGACGGTAAAGATGTTGCCGTTGGGGATATGCGCCTTATGCAAAAATTAAGTATCGAAGTTCCTGATATTAAAGCCGGCGGAATACTTATATACGTTGCAGTAAATGGTATTTTGGCTGGCATCTTAAATATAAAAGACGAAATAAAAAGGCCTTCCGCCGATGCTATCTATGAGTTAAATGATATGGGTATAAAAACCGCAATACTAACCGAAGAAAATATCTTTTCAGCTAATGAGCTTGCAGAACAAACAAGAGTAAGAGAAATCTATTCCGGGATTTTTCCCGAACAAAAAGCAGGCGTTTTAGAGAGCATATTAAAACAGCGTGATACGTTTGGGAAAATAGCCTATGCCAGCGGAAATGAAGACGATTTAAAAGCTTTAAAACGCGCAGATGTAGGAATATATATAGGAGAATTAAAAGGCACCGCCCTTAATTCTGCCGATGCTGTTATCCTTGATAGTGACCTTAAAAAAATAAAAACTGCAGTAAATATAGCTAATAAAACTATAAACATAGTATGGCAAAATATTTTCATGTCTCTTTTCTTTAAAGCTTTGGTTACACTACTTGGCGTATTTGGCTATATTCCCCTCTTCGCAGCAATACTTTTAGACTCTATCATTGTCGTATTTACAATGCTTATTTCATTTATGGCATCAAAGAATTAG
- a CDS encoding glutamate synthase, which produces MKINAKDMHFKTLNDMVRDSKDKEIVIDNCIGQRYIGAGLKNKNITINGTPGNALGAYLDGANITVNGNAQDATGDTMNDGVICVHGYSGDATGYGMRGGKILVKDNAGYRAGIHMKAYQSKLPVLVIGGKAGSFLGEYQAGGLIIVLNLNCDDNAPTGYFCGTGMHGGKIFLRCDEITMDLPKQVLVNKAEKKDLAEIEKHIEDYCAAFGGNKEEILSKNFYVLTPNTKNPYRQLYTHN; this is translated from the coding sequence ATGAAGATAAATGCTAAAGATATGCACTTTAAGACTCTTAACGACATGGTAAGGGATTCTAAAGATAAAGAAATAGTAATAGATAACTGCATAGGGCAGCGTTACATTGGAGCTGGACTTAAAAATAAGAATATAACAATAAACGGTACACCGGGTAATGCTTTGGGAGCATATCTAGACGGTGCAAATATTACGGTTAACGGTAATGCTCAGGATGCAACTGGGGATACTATGAATGATGGTGTTATTTGCGTTCACGGTTATTCCGGTGACGCAACTGGATATGGCATGCGCGGAGGCAAGATACTAGTTAAGGATAACGCAGGGTATCGTGCCGGAATTCATATGAAAGCATACCAGAGCAAGCTGCCTGTATTAGTAATAGGCGGAAAAGCCGGAAGCTTTTTAGGCGAGTATCAGGCCGGAGGGCTAATTATAGTTCTTAATTTAAATTGTGACGATAATGCTCCTACAGGATATTTCTGCGGTACAGGAATGCACGGCGGAAAGATATTTTTGCGCTGCGATGAAATAACGATGGATTTGCCAAAGCAGGTTCTTGTAAATAAAGCTGAAAAAAAGGATTTAGCTGAAATAGAAAAACATATTGAAGATTATTGTGCTGCTTTTGGCGGAAATAAAGAAGAGATATTAAGCAAGAATTTTTATGTACTAACTCCTAACACGAAAAATCCATATAGGCAGTTATATACACATAACTAA
- a CDS encoding MATE family efflux transporter: MREKIFEEYSIPKAIFTLAAPTILGMLVTVVYNMADTYFVGKTNDPNMVAAVALILPIYYVIMALGNIFGVGGGTLISRLLGLKEDEKVKNVSAFCFYGSLVTGIAFAIILLTVKPLVLQILGTSQNTYDFADGYLTAFTLGVPAVMLQFTLGQIIRAEGAARQSMIGMIIGTVLNIILDPIMILNLGWGVAGAAVATVIGNISSVIYYIWFLYGKNTVLSIERKFFKASREIVSYVFKIGFSASLNTFLICVSNVILNNYAASYSDNIVAAVGISSRIAQVPKLLIIGLGQGIQPFVGYNYAAKNYSRMNGILKFSSVIGIVFGIVCYAFIFLTSGTLIRAFLDSKEVIDLGSAFLRAYISSLPVLVFLFIFMFSIQAFGKAIAATILSVCRDALAFIPLIIVLNTVFGYDGLAWAQPIADIVSCILAAILFFKIRQKDKNEMQLIKEVGLGE, translated from the coding sequence ATGAGAGAAAAGATTTTCGAAGAGTATTCAATTCCAAAAGCAATTTTTACACTTGCAGCACCTACGATTTTGGGTATGCTTGTTACTGTCGTTTACAATATGGCGGATACATATTTTGTCGGGAAGACGAATGATCCTAATATGGTAGCCGCGGTCGCGCTAATCCTTCCAATTTATTATGTCATTATGGCTTTAGGAAATATATTCGGCGTTGGCGGCGGGACGCTTATATCGCGTTTGCTGGGATTAAAAGAAGATGAAAAAGTAAAGAATGTATCGGCGTTTTGTTTTTACGGCTCACTTGTAACTGGCATTGCCTTTGCCATAATCCTTTTGACTGTAAAACCGCTTGTTTTGCAAATTTTAGGGACCAGCCAAAATACTTATGATTTCGCAGATGGGTATTTAACTGCATTTACATTAGGGGTCCCGGCTGTAATGCTGCAATTCACTTTAGGGCAAATAATACGTGCAGAAGGGGCTGCCCGCCAATCTATGATCGGAATGATCATAGGTACAGTACTTAATATAATATTAGATCCTATAATGATTTTAAATTTAGGATGGGGCGTTGCCGGCGCAGCAGTTGCAACAGTAATAGGAAATATTTCAAGCGTCATATATTATATATGGTTCCTTTATGGAAAGAATACCGTCCTTTCTATTGAGAGGAAGTTTTTTAAAGCCAGCAGGGAGATAGTTTCGTATGTATTCAAAATAGGGTTTTCTGCATCTCTTAATACTTTTCTTATCTGCGTTTCAAATGTAATTTTAAATAACTATGCTGCATCATACAGTGACAACATAGTTGCAGCAGTTGGTATTTCAAGCCGTATCGCACAGGTGCCGAAACTTTTAATAATCGGGCTTGGGCAGGGGATACAGCCGTTTGTAGGCTATAATTATGCCGCTAAAAACTATTCTAGGATGAATGGCATTTTAAAATTTTCTTCAGTTATCGGGATAGTATTTGGCATAGTCTGTTATGCTTTTATATTCTTAACATCCGGTACGCTTATAAGGGCATTTTTAGATTCAAAGGAAGTTATCGATTTGGGTTCAGCATTTTTAAGGGCATACATATCATCTTTGCCGGTGCTGGTATTCTTATTTATTTTCATGTTTTCTATCCAGGCCTTTGGGAAGGCTATTGCGGCAACGATCCTCTCGGTTTGCAGGGATGCTTTAGCTTTTATACCTTTGATAATCGTTTTAAATACTGTTTTCGGATATGACGGCCTTGCATGGGCACAGCCTATTGCAGACATTGTATCTTGCATTTTAGCTGCTATACTGTTCTTTAAAATCAGGCAAAAAGACAAGAATGAAATGCAGTTAATAAAAGAAGTTGGATTAGGTGAGTAA